A stretch of the Macaca mulatta isolate MMU2019108-1 chromosome 14, T2T-MMU8v2.0, whole genome shotgun sequence genome encodes the following:
- the EXPH5 gene encoding exophilin-5 isoform X6 encodes MSIYDILRPGTPREGYKTFSPRTRTIYDMYRTREPRVFKEDYVQKNTFGSTSLCFDSRQRSALPATGHFTARSLHFPATAQNKSGFIPPRHQQSPKRTPLSSIIWNRSDSSRDRENQEEFLRAPSPMEIDPADKYVYPRGFQENRRYESYHSQNVYQRVSLNVPMENAMSPDTFENSENMPFYHQSNPFARSFFSNTFGRSGEQRRFGQSPFWSQQKGHSFWSDFHQSRKSFSSSDRDFEMISMEANSASAIHGHSVSSEHWESFSSGYGTDVSRVQEEPHPWQFDFQTSTLESMVVSHGNETKLTSHFGTPNVCSMTGSSYHVKSGELVSQQDSSPVEVHINKEASSFGIAQPLASSFKTSFPQTSDDRRNPQSPNLQNPTVTLQKIIPNKPAFHPMRSHTEVTVTNSNSIDSLPLAKSQPIILVTEVNNEKDLNESISEEDKQLSKMDQTNKVGEVPQPVSQRGILNSLPDFQNPFSQDSAKSNRFGFSASTTISSKKSPRVFSRKDTSKMYTPHKDKSNDIKQDKRFTENRKLGSTASLPFIQEHRTPPSFPRTDQGCHQELTVSNEDISSIITTNHWSSAPTDIQNAQSPEKPVILDTEGEQCATIHSTNCGKLTAGHKTLCDSLDLSSAALPDSSPSNNSSLDAPVVPSTTVFSRRSPSDKDPSLGEREEKDNAGKNQKNQFILSHSENQERNDSHVPTHDEVVDVKCHSHSPFRNERGKGKIRHHISCIEKLSKTESISVPTSDHRSLIEANQSNSKVSELDTIYCTLPRKSNSFLVHGRQSGSKIMAASLRNGPPPFQIKNNVEDAMGNHTLNKFSPSSPESANECSKVISDAALEAPEATERMTNVKSSGSTSIRKGPLPFLINRATSSPSGEPHASTGREERKKPLTSGTDASELMPRAWERIISPVESDSSVRDCSLTKQHHRKENSQECTEKEGKMAASRRSVLALSNEDPLPFCSDLSGKERGKTLHKVKTTSTFSVSGDDDNVKCLEVVSIYYTLPRKPSKKFCNLLQQYAQNTNSLTESPQVETETFPNALEKDEQNYFTREQSGTPSCENLKMSVNSDQTLTSENMTAFRLSNRGPLVPTLQEMASVEAAVSLPEEESKAREIFSDNLAKAPLGDSENKKEKGKKLQSETLHTLLMPQRKNVSEEKSENCQQSINSSNSGPSSLPALSEVNIGNSQARRNSWECTGSGRAIPFTGSGKCPQKDHTSTTVGDGSSGSQPREGRGDIGTNCQKMTNKTLSHSESQVFALTPALHKLQLGEETQSDELNLESLQSEPRELPQRSQEANMTESRKAEDEMQKSAWDQPSLPEGNNKNKTNSDDLVKGENRSSVKHRLAVMSKANRKFPAKDVSPRRHVATIFPQSGSRSGFDHLSLGTVECNPLFPEPTPKSAESIGESRLSEDGKHVKKSENPIPITVLPNREPSTHISNQKSNSISQRHQNEFKNVSESPSKHEISKDVTVAENLERESGAPSPITFTSLREAEFSDDQRRLSPPFPLEPAQKSRVSIPLASLRRQQRSASSLEWEPEPHLYRSKSLKSINVHGDLLRKSHPPKVRERHFSESTSIDNALSRLTLGNEFSVNNGYSRRFRSFSELPSYDGNESWAYRSGTKTGPRSATSIYRPIDYGIFGKEQQLAFLENVKRSLTQGRLWKPSFLKNPGFLKDDLRNPPNPSESLSSNSPSSQMPEDGLSPSEPLNIYEDDPVDSDCDTDTTTDDEYYLDENDKESEL; translated from the coding sequence ATGTCTATCTATGACATCCTAAGACCAGGAACTCCTAGGGAAGGTTATAAAACCTTTTCTCCTAGGACAAGGACAATTTATGATATGTACAGGACAAGGGAGCCCAGAGTCTTTAAAGAAGATTATGTGCAAAAGAATACTTTTGGAAGTACTTCGCTGTGTTTTGACAGCAGACAACGGTCGGCCTTACCAGCCACAGGGCATTTCACAGCAAGAAGCTTACATTTTCCAGCCACAGCTCAGAACAAGAGTGGGTTTATACCACCAAGGCACCAGCAGAGTCCAAAGAGAACTCCTTTATCATCCATCATATGGAACAGATCGGATTCCTCTAGAGATAGGGAGAACCAGGAAGAGTTCCTGAGGGCACCATCACCAATGGAAATTGATCCTGCTGACAAGTATGTGTATCCCAGGGGTTTTCAGGAGAATAGGAGATATGAATCGTACCATTCACAGAATGTTTACCAACGTGTTAGTTTAAATGTTCCCATGGAGAATGCAATGAGTCCTGACACTTTTGAGAACTCAGAGAATATGCCATTCTACCATCAAAGCAACCCATTTGCCAGGTCTTTCTTCAGCAATACCTTTGGACGAAGCGGAGAACAGAGGAGATTTGGACAAAGTCCTTTTTGGAGCCAACAGAAAGGACATTCTTTCTGGTCTGACTTTCATCAAAGCAGGAAATCATTCAGTTCTTCTGACAGAGACTTTGAAATGATTTCCATGGAAGCAAATAGTGCATCAGCCATTCATGGCCATAGTGTTTCTTCTGAACACTGGGAATCATTTTCTTCTGGTTATGGAACAGATGTTTCCAGAGTCCAAGAAGAGCCACATCCCTGGCAGTTTGATTTTCAGACATCCACACTGGAGAGCATGGTGGTATCACATGGTAATGAGACCAAATTGACTTCTCATTTTGGCACACCAAATGTTTGCTCCATGACTGGTTCAAGCTATCACGTCAAATCCGGTGAGTTGGTAAGCCAACAGGACAGTTCTCCCGTAGAAGTACATATAAACAAAGAAGCTTCCTCATTTGGAATTGCTCAGCCTCTAGCATCCTCATTCAAAACTTCCTTTCCCCAGACTTCTGATGACAGAAGGAATCCTCAGAGTCCCAACTTGCAGAATCCCACAGTCACTTTGCAGAAAATTATTCCTAATAAGCCTGCCTTTCATCCAATGAGAAGCCATACAGAAGTCACTGTGACCAACAGCAATTCAATTGACTCTCTGCCTCTTGCCAAAAGCCAGCCCATTATCTTGGTCACAGAAGTGAATAATGAGAAAGACTTAAATGAATCTATTTCAGAAGAAGACAAACAGCTAAGCAAGATGGACCAGACAAACAAGGTAGGTGAAGTACCCCAACCTGTTTCACAGAGAGGGATCTTAAACTCTTTACCTGATTTTCAAAATCCTTTCTCCCAGGACTCAGCCAAGAGCAACAGATTTGGTTTTAGTGCATCTACCACAATAAGTTCAAAAAAGTCACCCAGAGTCTTTTCCAGGAAAGATACCTCCAAAATGTATACACCACACAAAGATAAATCCAATGACATTAAACAAGATAAGAGGTTTACTGAGAACAGAAAACTTGGCTCAACGGCTTCCCTTCCTTTCATTCAGGAACACAGAACACCACCATCTTTCCCCAGGACAGACCAAGGTTGTCACCAGGAATTAACTGTAAGTAATGAAGATATTTCAAGCATTATTACAACCAACCACTGGAGCTCTGCACCAACTGATATTCAAAATGCACAGTCTCCAGAAAAGCCTGTTATTTTAGATACTGAGGGAGAACAATGTGCCACAATTCATTCTACCAACTGCGGCAAGTTGACTGCTGGCCACAAGACCTTGTGTGATTCTTTAGATCTGTCATCAGCTGCACTACCAGATTCCTCACCATCAAATAATTCTTCCCTTGATGCTCCTGTGGTTCCATCTACTACAGTGTTCTCCAGGAGAAGTCCTTCAGACAAAGATCCATCGctaggagaaagagaagaaaaagacaatgCTGGGAAGAACCAAAAGAATCAGtttattttaagccactcagaAAACCAAGAGAGAAATGATAGTCATGTGCCTACACATGATGAAGTGGTTGATGTCAAATGCCATTCACACTCTCCTTTtaggaatgaaagaggaaaaggaaaaataaggcaTCATATATCCTGTATTGAAAAGTTAAGCAAAACAGAAAGTATATCAGTACCCACCAGTGATCACAGGAGCCTCATTGAAGCAAATCAAAGCAATTCCAAAGTTTCTGAGCTTGACACAATTTATTGTACCTTGCCAAGAAAATCAAACAGTTTTCTCGTACATGGCAGGCAGTCAGGAAGTAAAATAATGGCTGCTTCACTGAGGAATGGGCCACCTCCCTTCCAAATCAAAAATAATGTGGAAGATGCAATGGGGAACCATACATTAAACAAATTTAGTCCCAGTTCTCCTGAGTCAGCGAATGAATGTTCCAAAGTCATTTCAGACGCAGCCCTGGAAGCACCTGAAGCCACAGAGAGAATGACAAATGTAAAAAGCAGTGGCTCTACTTCCATTAGAAAAGGACCCCTTCCATTCCTCATTAACAGGGCTACGTCGTCTCCCTCAGGGGAGCCACATGCCTCAactggaagagaagaaagaaaaaagccattgACCTCAGGCACGGATGCTTCTGAGCTAATGCCAAGGGCTTGGGAGAGAATCATTAGCCCTGTGGAAAGTGACTCATCTGTTAGAGATTGTTCTTTAACCAAACAACACCACCGAAAGGAAAACTCCCAAGAATGCACTGAGAAAGAGGGTAAAATGGCTGCCTCCAGGAGAAGTGTACTTGCCCTTTCAAATGAAGACCCTTTACCTTTTTGTTCAGACTTGTCAGGAAAAGAACGTGGGAAAACATTACATAAAGTTAAGACAACTagtacattttctgtttctggtgATGACGACAATGTAAAATGTCTGGAAGTGGTCTCAATATATTATACTCTACCGAGGAAACCCAGCAAAAAATTCTGTAACCTCCTTCAACAGTATGCACAAAATACTAATTCACTTACAGAATCACCTCAAGTGGAGACTGAAACATTTCCTAATGCTTTAGAAAAAGACGAACAGAATTATTTTACACGAGAGCAGTCAGGAACACCGTCATGTGAAAATCTAAAGATGTCAGTCAACTCTGATCAGACGCTCACCTCTGAAAATATGACTGCCTTCCGATTATCAAATAGGGGGCCCCTAGTGCCTACATTACAGGAAATGGCTTCTGTTGAGGCAGCTGTTTCTCTTCCTGAAGAGGAATCTAAAGCTAGAGAGATTTTTTCAGATAATTTAGCTAAAGCACCTCTAGGTGattcagaaaacaagaaagaaaaaggtaaaaaactGCAAAGTGAAACCCTGCATACTTTATTGATGcctcagagaaaaaatgtttccgaagaaaaatctgaaaattgtCAACAATCCATTAATTCAAGTAACAGTGGTCCCTCTAGTCTTCCAGCTCTTTCAGAAGTTAATATTGGAAATTCCCAAGCCAGAAGAAATTCTTGGGAGTGTACAGGGAGTGGTAGAGCCATTCCTTTTACTGGAAGTGGGAAGTGTCCTCAGAAAGATCACACATCCACAACTGTAGGTGATGGCTCCAGTGGATCACAGCCTAGGGAAGGCAGAGGGGACATCGGAACCAACTGCCAAAAAATGACTAATAAAACACTTTCTCACTCAGAGAGTCAAGTCTTTGCTCTTACTCCAGCATTGCATAAACTACAGCTTGGTGAGGAGACTCAGTCAGATGAACTAAATTTAGAGAGTCTGCAGTCTGAACCCAGAGAATTACCTCAAAGAAGTCAGGAGGCAAATATGACAGAGAGCAGGAAGGCTGAAGatgaaatgcagaaatcagcTTGGGATCAACCTTCACTTCctgaaggaaacaataaaaataaaaccaactctGATGACCTAGTAAAGGGGGAAAATAGATCTTCAGTTAAACACAGATTGGCAGTCATGtctaaagcaaacagaaaattcCCAGCTAAAGATGTAAGCCCCAGAAGACATGTAGCTACTATCTTCCCCCAAAGTGGAAGCAGATCTGGCTTTGACCATTTATCTCTTGGCACAGTGGAGTGCAACCCACTGTTCCCTGAGCCTACTCCAAAATCTGCAGAGTCCATAGGCGAAAGCAGGTTGAGTGAGGATGGAAAGCATGTGAAGAAATCTGAGAACCCTATCCCCATTACTGTACTACCCAACAGAGAACCCTCTACACACATCAGCAACCAGAAGTCTAACAGCATTTCACAACGACATCAGAACGAGTTTAAAAATGTCTCAGAATCACCATCAAAGCATGAGATTTCTAAAGATGTCACAGTAGCTGAGAATTTAGAAAGAGAATCAGGAGCCCCATCCCCCATCACATTCACCAGCCTCAGGGAAGCAGAATTCTCTGACGATCAGAGGAGGCTGAGCCCTCCTTTTCCACTGGAGCCTGCACAGAAATCTAGAGTAAGCATCCCACTGGCCAGTTTGCGGCGGCAACAAAGGAGTGCTTCATCTCTGGAGTGGGAACCTGAGCCACACCTCTATCGTTCAAAGAGTTTAAAAAGCATTAATGTGCATGGCGATCTACTACGAAAAAGTCATCCTCCAAAAGTCAGAGAGCGCCATTTTTCTGAAAGCACGTCTATTGACAATGCCCTGAGTCGACTGACACTTGGAAATGAATTCTCTGTCAACAATGGGTACAGTCGAAGATTCAGATCTTTTTCTGAACTCCCCTCCTACGATGGAAATGAAAGTTGGGCTTATCGCAGCGGTACAAAAACAGGTCCCAGGTCTGCAACATCTATATACAGACCTATCGACTATGGGATCTTTGGGAAAGAACAACAATTAGCTTTCTTAGAGAATGTAAAGAGGTCACTTACACAAGGAAGATTATGGAAACCAAGTTTTCTTAAGAACCCTGGCTTCCTAAAAGATGATTTGAGGAACCCTCCCAACCCCTCAGAGTCGTTAAGCTCAAATTCTCCCAGTAGTCAGATGCCAGAAGATGGCTTATCTCCAAGTGAACCGCTTAATATCTATGAGGATGACCCAGTGGACTCAGATTGTGACACAGACACAACCACAGATGATGAATACTACCTGGATGAAAATGACAAAGAGTCAGAACTGTGA